CAGAGCGACGCCGAGGCCGCCGCCATCCGCGAGGGTCTGAGCAACGGCAAGGTCGACGTCGTCATCGGCACCCACCGCCTGCTCACCGGCGAGGTCCGGTTCAAGGACCTCGGCCTCGTCGTCATCGACGAGGAGCAGCGCTTCGGCGTCGAGCACAAGGAGACGCTCAAGCAGCTGCGCACCGACGTCGACGTCCTCGCGATGAGCGCGACGCCGATCCCGCGCACCCTGGAGATGGCGATCACCGGCATCCGCGAGATGTCGACGCTCGCGACGCCGCCGGAGGAGCGCCACCCGATCCTCACCTACGTGGGCCCCTACGAGGAGAAGCAGGTGGCCGCGGCCGTGCGGCGCGAGATGCTCCGCGAGGGCCAGGTGTTCTTCGTCCACAACCGGGTGTCCTCGATCCAGCGGGCCGCGCAGCGCATCGCCGAGCTCGTCCCCGAGGCGCGGGTGGCCGTGGCGCACGGGCAGATGGGGGAGCACCAGCTCGAGAGGGTCATCCAGGACTTCTGGAACAAGGAGTTCGACGTCCTCGTGTGCACGACGATCGTCGAGACGGGCCTGGACATCTCCAACGCCAACACCCTCATCGTCGACCGCGCCGACACCTTCGGCCTGTCCCAGCTCCACCAGCTGCGCGGGCGGGTCGGGCGCGGGCGCGAGCGCGCCTACGCCTACTTCCTCTACCCGCCGGAGAAGCCGCTCACCGAGACGGCGCACGACCGGCTCGCGACCATCGCCTCGCACACCGAGCTGGGCGCCGGCATCCAGGTGGCGATGAAGGACCTCGAGATCCGCGGCGCGGGCAACCTCCTCGGCGGGGAGCAGTCCGGCCACATCGCCGGGGTCGGGTTCGACCTGTACGTGCGCATGGTGGCCGACGCCGTCGCGGAGTTCCGCGGGGAGAAGGAGCAGGAGAAGGCGGAGGTGAAGATCGAACTCCCGGTCGACGCGCACATCCCGCACGAGTACATCGAGCACGAGCGGCTGCGCCTGGAGGCCTACGCGAAGATCTCCGCCGCGGACGACGACGCCGACATCGACGCGATCCGCGCCGAGCTCACCGACCGCTACGGGCCGGTGCCCGAGCAGGTGGAGCGGCTCTTCGCGGTGGCGGCGCTGCGCACCCGGGCGCGTGCGGTCGGGCTCACCGACATCACCGCCCAGGGCAGGTACGTGCGCTTCGCTCCGGTCGAGCTGCCCGAGTCCGCGCAGCTGCGCCTCAAGCGCCTCTACCCGGGCACGGTCCTCAAGCCGGCGATCCGCACGATCCTCGTCCCGTTCCCGACGACGGCGAAGGTGGGCGGCAAGCCGCTGCACGACGCGGCGCTGCTGGTGTGGGCCGGCGAGCTCATCGACGCCGTGCTCAGCGGGTCGGTCGCGGCGGCCGCGCAGGTCGCCACCAGCTGACCTCTGTCCACAGATTCTGTCCACAGGCGTGTGGGTAAGTGGTGAACCTGCACGTCGCCCTGTGGACCGAGCTGTGGGTTGACGGGCGGCTGACATTCGGTGCCGCGAACCCCTTGCGGGCCGAGTGTGACGGGGACTACACATGAGCCATCGAGCTCGCCGACAGGCGCTCAGCCCGGGGCCACGGTCCAGGGCGGCGCCCAGAGGTGAGGTCGATGCGGCCGGATAACGGCAGCACCGGACGGGGAGATCCGACCGGCCCGCGAGGCGCGTCGCGGGGGCTGCACGGACCCTGCCGTACGGCTCCCGGGCGGCCCACGAGGCCGGGCGCACGACGCTCCTGACCGCCCGAGCACCGGGACCAGCGAGGCCCCTCGGATCCCTAGTCCGAGGGGCCTCCGCTGCGTCCATGGTCCCGCGCCCGGAGCCGGTGCGCGTCGCACGCGCCCGGCGTGGCGCGACCGGCGATGTCGGTGGCCGGTGTGACAGTGAGAGGGACGGAGAGGAGACACCATGACCGCCGTACTCACCGAGCGCCCCACCACCGACGTCGCGGTTCCCGGGCCGGACACACCGCCCGAGGGGGTCGACCGCGACGGCATCGAGGTCTACTGCCCGGACTCCGGTGGCTGGGCCCGTACCCGCGACTACTTCTGCGAGAGCTGCGGCGCCGTCGACCACGACCTCCGCTGACCGCCCCCGCACTCCCGTACGATGGACGGGGCCGGCGCGCGCCGGCGTGATGAGGGAGGTTTCACGGTGACTTCGACGAGGCTGAGCCGCGGCATCGCCGCTGCCGCGCTGCTGTCCGCACTCGCGCTCGGCGGCTGCGGCGCCCACCCCGGGGCGGCTGCCCTCGTGAACGGTGAGCGGATCAGCGAGAACGAGCTCGACCGTGCGGTCGAGGACTTCGCGGCCGTCACCGGCCAGGAGGTGGACGCCCCGACGATGCTGTCCACGCTCGTCGTCGCCCCGATCATCCTCGACGTCGCCGCCGAGTTCGGCGTCGCCGCCTCCGACGAGCAGGCTGCCGCGCTGCTCGACCGGCAGGCCGAGGCCAGCGGGCTGCCCGTCCCCGAGGACGGCTACGGCACCGGCGTCCTGGACATCGCGAAGATGACCATCGTCAACCAGGAGATGAGCATCTCCCCGGTCGGCGCCCCGGCTATGGAGACCGTCAACCTGCGCATCGCCGAGGCAGACGTCGACGTCAACCCGCGCTACGGGACGTTCGACCCCGCCGGCCAGGTCGTCCCCGAGGCGCTCCCGTGGATCGCCCCGTCCCCGACCCTGGTCCAGCCCCTGTCGTGACCGGGCCGCGAACCGACGACGCGCTCGCCGCGGTCGTCGCCGCGATGGACCGCCTGCGCTCGCCGGGCGGCTGCCCCTGGGACGCCGAGCAGACCCACCGCTCGCTGGCGCCGTACGCCATCGAGGAGGCCTACGAGCTCGCCGAGGCGGCCGAGGCCGAGGACCGCGCCGCCCTGCGCGGTGAGCTCGGCGACCTCCTGCTCCAGGTGGTCTTCCACGCCAGGGTGGCGCAGGAGCACCCGCAGGAGCCGTTCGACCTCGCCGACGTCGCCCAGGAGCTGCTCGACAAGCTCCACCGGCGCCACCCGCACGTCTTCGCCGACGCCGCCGCCTCCTCGGCGGCCGAGGTCGAGACCGCGTGGCACGAGATCAAGAAGCAGGAGCGCGAGGGCCAGGACGTCCTCACCGGGATCCCGGTGGCCCTGCCCGCCCTCGCCCGGGCGCAGAAGATCGCCCGGCGGCTGCGCCGCGAGGGCAGCCAGGACGCCGAGCTCCTCGGGCCGGCCGACCCCGCCGCGGACCCGGAGGCGGCGCTCGGTCGCGAGCTCATGGCGCTCGTCCTGCGGGCCGACGCCGCAGGGCTGGACGCCGAGGCGGCGCTGCGGGCCCACCTGCGCGGTCTGCAGGGACGGCGGAGCGGTCCCGCCTGACGGAGGTCCCGGTGCCGTTCCCGCAAGCGCGACTATCGTTGAACGAGACAAACCAAGACGTCGACATGAAGGAGACATCCGTGGCCAGCATCGAGGCCGTTGGAGCCCGCGAGATCCTCGACTCGCGCGGCAACCCCACCGTGGAGGTCGAGGTCGCGCTGGACGACGGCACCGTCGCCCGCGCAGAGGTGCCGTCGGGCGCCTCGACCGGCGCGTTCGAGGCCGTCGAGCGTCGTGACGGTGACAAGGGTCGTTACCTCGGCAAGGGCGTCCAGGACGCCGTGAACGCCGTCGTCGACGACATCGCCCCCGAGGTCCTGGGCCTGGAGGCGAGCGAGCAGCGCATCCTCGACCAGGCCCTCATCGACCTGGACGGCACCCCCAACAAGGGCAAGCTGGGCGCCAACGCGATCCTCGGCGTCTCCCTCGCCGTGGCCCGCGCCGCGGCCGAGAGCGCCGGGCTGTCCCTCTTCCGCTACATCGGCGGGCCGAACGCGCACGTCCTGCCCGTGCCGATGATGAACATCCTCAACGGTGGGTCCCACGCGGACTCCAACGTCGACATCCAGGAGTTCATGGTGGCGCCGGTCGGCGCCGCGAGCTTCAAGGAGGCGCTGCGCTGGGGTGCGGAGACCTACCACTCCCTGAAGTCCGTGCTCAAGAGCCGCGGCCTGGCCACCGGCCTGGGTGACGAGGGCGGCTTCGCGCCGAACCTCGAGAGCAACCGCGCCGCCCTCGACCTCATCCTCGAGGCGATCGAGAAGGCCGGCTTCACGCCGGGCGAGGACATCGCGCTGGCGCTCGACGTCGCCGCGACCGAGTTCTTCAAGGACGGCGCCTACCAGTTCGAGGGCAAGGCGACCACCCCCGAGGAGATGGTGGCCTACTACACCCAGCTCGTCGCGGACTACCCGCTGGTCTCCATCGAGGACCCGCTGAGCGAGGACGAGTGGGACAGCTGGGCCCAGCTCGTCTCCGGCGTCGGCAGCCGGGTGCAGATCGTCGGCGACGACCTGTTCGTCACCAACCCCGAGCGCCTCGCCAAGGGCATCGAGCTGCGCGCGGCGAACTCGCTGCTCGTCAAGCTCAACCAGATCGGCACCCTGACCGAGACCCTCGACGCCGTCTCGCTCGCGCAGCGCAACGGCTTCACCGCGATGGTCTCCCACCGCTCCGGTGAGACCGAGGACACGACGATCGCCGACCTGTCGGTCGCGGTCAACGCCGGCCAGATCAAGACCGGCGCGCCCGCCCGTGGCGAGCGCATCAACAAGTACAACCAGCTCCTGCGCATCGAGGAGGAGCTCGACGACGCCGGCGTCTACGCCGGCCGCTCCGCCTTCCCGCGGGCCTGACGCACCACTCGACGGCCCGGTACCGCCACGGCGGTGCCGGGCCGTCGGCGTGCCACGACTCACGCGCGGGGCCTCCCCGCGCCACTGCCCGGCGTGAGGGACGATGGACCCCATGACAGCGCGTCGCCCGACCGGACGTCGCGGCACGGGCGGTGCCGCACGTCCCGCGAGCGCACGCCCGCCCTCGGCCGGGGCACGGCGCGGCGGCCCCGCAGCGCAGCAGCGGCCCGCCGGCCCCTCCCGCACCTCCGCGAGCCGGGCCACCGGCTCCTCGCGCCCCTCGCCGGCCGCGCCGGCGGCCAAGGCGGCCCGGGAGGACCCGCACGAGGAGGCGACGAGCCCGACGATCACGCTGCGCGGGCTCGGACTGTTCGTCGTCGTCCTCATCGCGTTCATCGTCCTCGCGCCGACCCTGCGCCATGCGGTCGAGCAGCAGGAGCAGCTGCGTGAGCTCGGCGCCGACATCGAGGCAGCCGAGGAGCGCACCGCGGCCCTCGAGCTCGAGCTCGAGCAGTGGCAGGACGAGACGTTCGTCCAGGCGCAGGCCCGCGACCGGCTCGGTTACGTCATGCCCGGGGAGCAGACCTTCCGCGTCGTCGACCCCGAGACCGTCGTCGGCACGGACGCGGAGGCCGAGCTCGAGGCCTCGGGCGTCCCGGGCATGGAGGACGCCCCCTGGTACCTCGCGCTGTGGGAGTCGGTGGCGATGGCCGGCCAGGCGGTCCCCGGCGCGCAGGAGCCGGAGTAGGACGTTTCGTGCCCGGCCCCTCCGTGAGGGAGAATCAGCCGGTGACCGACGCGCAACCCGTGACCCCTGCGGACCTCGACGTGCTGGCCCAGCAGCTGGGCCGCCTCCCACGCGGGGTCGTGGGCATCGCCGCGCGGTGCGTCTGCGGCCGGCCGCTCGTCGTGCGGACCGCGCCGCGGCTGGAGGACGGCACGCCCTTCCCCACGACCTTCTACCTCACCGAGCCGGCCGTCGTGCGTGCCGTGAGCACCCTCGAGGCCGAGGGCGTCATGCGCGAGATGACCGAGCGGCTGGAGACGGACGAGGCGCTGGCCGCCGCCTACCGCGCGGCCCACGAGGACTACCTCGCCCGCCGCGCCGAGCTCGGCGAGGTGCCCGAGATCGCCGGTGTCTCCGCCGGCGGGATGCCCACCCGCGTCAAGTGCCTCCACGTGCTCGTGGGGCACTCCCTGGCCGTGGGTCCGGGCGTGAACCCGCTCGGTGACGAGGCTCTGGAGCTGCTCCGCCCCCGTTGGCGGCCCGACCGCTGCACCTGCGCCACCGAGGTCGCGAGCGAGGAGACGGACCGATGACGCGCGTCGCCGCCATCGACTGCGGGACGAACTCCATCCGTCTGCTCATCGCCGACGTCACCCGCCGCGGCCCGCTCGTCGAGGTCGAGCGGCACATGGAGGTCGTGCGTCTGGGCCAGGGCGTGGACCGCACCGGCATGCTCGACCCCGCCGCCCTCGAGCGGACGCTGGACGCGGTGCGCCGCTACGCGCAGATCTGCCGCGACCGCGACGTCGAGACGACCCGGTTCGTCGCCACCTCCGCCACGCGCGACGCCGGCAACAGCCACACCTTCGTCAGCGGGGTGCGCGCCCTGCTCGGCGTGGAGCCCGAGGTCATCAGCGGGCAGGAGGAGGCCGCGCTGTCCTACGCCGGCGCCGCGAGCGTCATGGACCCCGACCAGCCGCGTCCGCTCCTCGTCGTCGACATCGGGGGCGGGTCGACCGAGTTCGTCCTCGGCGACGACGTCCCCAGCTCCGGCATCTCGGTGAAGATGGGCAGCGTCCGGCTCACCGAGCGCCACCTGCGCGCCGACCCACCCACCCCCAAGCAGGTCAAGGCCGCCCGCAAGGACGTGCGCGAGCTGCTCGCCCAGGTGGAGGCCGAGCTGCCGCTGGAGGACGTGCGCACCATCGTCGGGGTCGCCGGCTCGGTGACGACGGTGACCGCGCACGCCCTGGGTCTGCCGCAGTACGACCGCACCCGCATCGACGGCGCGGAGCTCACCCCCGAGGCCGTCCTCGCCTCGTGCGACGCGCTGCTTCACGCCTCCCGGCAGGAGCGCGCGGCCATGGGCTTCATGCACCCGGGCCGGGTGGACGTCATCGGCGCCGGCGCGCTCATCTGGGCGGAGGTCGTCGAGTTCGTCAGCCGGGCGACCGGCCGCACGCCGATCGTCCGCACGAGCGAGCACGACATCCTCGACGGCATCGCCCTCAGCCTGCGCTGACCGCCCGGCGCGGCCGCCGGGCATGATGGGCACCATGGGATTCGTCGCGGCGGGGAGCGGGTGGCCCGGTGACCGCGCCACGCCGCAGACTCCCGTGGCGCGGTCTGCGGCCGGCGTGCGGCGCCTGGCTGCCGGCAGCCCGGACCTCCTGACCCTCGACGCCCGCTCCACCGTCTGCTGCGCCTGCCCGCGGCTGGTCGGGTGGCGCGAGCACGTCGCCGACGTCAAGCGCCGTGCCTTCGCCGACGAGACGTACTGGGGCCGCCCCGCGCCGGGCTTCGGCGACCCGCAGGGCCACCTCCTCGTCGTCGGGCTCGCGCCCGCCGCGCACGGGGCCAACCGCACCGGACGCCTGTTCACCGGGGACCGCTCGGGCGACTGGATCTTCGCCGCGCTCCACCGGGCCGGGTACGCCAACCAGGCGGAGTCGCGGGCCGCCGACGACGGGCTGGAGCTCACCGGCGCGCGCATGGTCGCAGCCGTTCGCTGCGCCCCGCCGGACAACAAGCCCAGCCCCGACGAGCGCGCCGCGTGCAGCGGGTGGCTGGAGCGGGAGATCACCCTCATGGAGCCGACGACGACGGCGGTGCTCGCGCTGGGCGCCATCGCCTGGCAGGCGACGCTCGCCGCGCTCGTCGCCCTCGGCTGGCAGGTGCCGCGCCCGCGCCCGCACTTCGGCCACGGCGCGGAGGCCGTCGTCCGCACCCCCGGTGGGCGGGAGGTCCGCCTCATCGGGTCCTACCACGTGTCCCAGCAGAACACCTTCACCGGCCGGCTCACCGAGACCATGCTCGACGACGTCCTCGACCGCTGCCGGGCGACCGCCGGCCCCGCCTAGGATGAGCGGGCGCGACCTGCCCCCATAGCCCAACCGGCAGAGGCAGCCGACTTAAAATCGGCTCAGTGCGGGTTCGAGTCCCGCTGGGGGTACGCACGATATTTCCTACTTTCGTCGCCCCTTTCCGGGCCCGCTGCCGGATGCGCCTCCTGCGACAGGACCGCACACTTGGGTGGTCAGAACTTCTCCGCGGGCGGGCGGCCGGTGAGGAGGTGAGCACGATGGACGTGACGCTGGAGACACGGACCGCGTCGTGGCGCGACGCGATCGCCGCGCACTACGAGACCCAACAGGTGCGGCTCACCTGGCAGCTGCGCGGGGACGACGACCCCGAGGAGTACCTCTAGACCGGTCCCGGGCGGGCTGACCAGACCGCGCGAACCGGGCGAAGCGCCCATACGATCGATAGGTGACCACCCCGCTCCCCGCAGCCCCGCGTCCTCGCCGTACCAAGCGGATACTCATCCTCGGCGGCGGGTACATCGGCCTGTACACCGCGCTCGGGCTGCGCAAGCAGATGAGCCGCGAGGACGTCGAGATCGCCGTCGTCGACCCGCGCTCGTACAT
Above is a genomic segment from Georgenia wutianyii containing:
- a CDS encoding MazG family protein, giving the protein MTGPRTDDALAAVVAAMDRLRSPGGCPWDAEQTHRSLAPYAIEEAYELAEAAEAEDRAALRGELGDLLLQVVFHARVAQEHPQEPFDLADVAQELLDKLHRRHPHVFADAAASSAAEVETAWHEIKKQEREGQDVLTGIPVALPALARAQKIARRLRREGSQDAELLGPADPAADPEAALGRELMALVLRADAAGLDAEAALRAHLRGLQGRRSGPA
- a CDS encoding uracil-DNA glycosylase encodes the protein MGFVAAGSGWPGDRATPQTPVARSAAGVRRLAAGSPDLLTLDARSTVCCACPRLVGWREHVADVKRRAFADETYWGRPAPGFGDPQGHLLVVGLAPAAHGANRTGRLFTGDRSGDWIFAALHRAGYANQAESRAADDGLELTGARMVAAVRCAPPDNKPSPDERAACSGWLEREITLMEPTTTAVLALGAIAWQATLAALVALGWQVPRPRPHFGHGAEAVVRTPGGREVRLIGSYHVSQQNTFTGRLTETMLDDVLDRCRATAGPA
- a CDS encoding SurA N-terminal domain-containing protein — its product is MTSTRLSRGIAAAALLSALALGGCGAHPGAAALVNGERISENELDRAVEDFAAVTGQEVDAPTMLSTLVVAPIILDVAAEFGVAASDEQAAALLDRQAEASGLPVPEDGYGTGVLDIAKMTIVNQEMSISPVGAPAMETVNLRIAEADVDVNPRYGTFDPAGQVVPEALPWIAPSPTLVQPLS
- a CDS encoding FtsB family cell division protein translates to MTARRPTGRRGTGGAARPASARPPSAGARRGGPAAQQRPAGPSRTSASRATGSSRPSPAAPAAKAAREDPHEEATSPTITLRGLGLFVVVLIAFIVLAPTLRHAVEQQEQLRELGADIEAAEERTAALELELEQWQDETFVQAQARDRLGYVMPGEQTFRVVDPETVVGTDAEAELEASGVPGMEDAPWYLALWESVAMAGQAVPGAQEPE
- the eno gene encoding phosphopyruvate hydratase, whose product is MASIEAVGAREILDSRGNPTVEVEVALDDGTVARAEVPSGASTGAFEAVERRDGDKGRYLGKGVQDAVNAVVDDIAPEVLGLEASEQRILDQALIDLDGTPNKGKLGANAILGVSLAVARAAAESAGLSLFRYIGGPNAHVLPVPMMNILNGGSHADSNVDIQEFMVAPVGAASFKEALRWGAETYHSLKSVLKSRGLATGLGDEGGFAPNLESNRAALDLILEAIEKAGFTPGEDIALALDVAATEFFKDGAYQFEGKATTPEEMVAYYTQLVADYPLVSIEDPLSEDEWDSWAQLVSGVGSRVQIVGDDLFVTNPERLAKGIELRAANSLLVKLNQIGTLTETLDAVSLAQRNGFTAMVSHRSGETEDTTIADLSVAVNAGQIKTGAPARGERINKYNQLLRIEEELDDAGVYAGRSAFPRA
- a CDS encoding DUF501 domain-containing protein, which encodes MTDAQPVTPADLDVLAQQLGRLPRGVVGIAARCVCGRPLVVRTAPRLEDGTPFPTTFYLTEPAVVRAVSTLEAEGVMREMTERLETDEALAAAYRAAHEDYLARRAELGEVPEIAGVSAGGMPTRVKCLHVLVGHSLAVGPGVNPLGDEALELLRPRWRPDRCTCATEVASEETDR
- a CDS encoding Ppx/GppA phosphatase family protein, with the protein product MTRVAAIDCGTNSIRLLIADVTRRGPLVEVERHMEVVRLGQGVDRTGMLDPAALERTLDAVRRYAQICRDRDVETTRFVATSATRDAGNSHTFVSGVRALLGVEPEVISGQEEAALSYAGAASVMDPDQPRPLLVVDIGGGSTEFVLGDDVPSSGISVKMGSVRLTERHLRADPPTPKQVKAARKDVRELLAQVEAELPLEDVRTIVGVAGSVTTVTAHALGLPQYDRTRIDGAELTPEAVLASCDALLHASRQERAAMGFMHPGRVDVIGAGALIWAEVVEFVSRATGRTPIVRTSEHDILDGIALSLR